One genomic window of Parasteatoda tepidariorum isolate YZ-2023 chromosome 9, CAS_Ptep_4.0, whole genome shotgun sequence includes the following:
- the LOC107453826 gene encoding uncharacterized protein, protein MYSVVIDVHRNILSAQCSVKCNLQNTEINYIKVTCTKTHLSVQFCNSCQLLHDVKILTPENFLIPSSVLVHDNLFKEIDLNNDILTISRYCHNSDLTITNGLLEIDSSQNSAEKISNRDCEKHVDVITNQVEINFRIQISSGELIPESVKESASESHTLQDFFKSKIKCHETYRVICVNCDNPLSTCPETFNSVQEYCDSFSDLSESWFCHKKVTPKHGLQKNTLYVSETCIYLHSSLFDTFLIDTCDEEIKCKTCSSVLSRGGKKDDLRPFYVDAVALKKTDSKPFNSEKYYHKMVLLSLWTIISQKSYTCRILFQSKIDCTDQCILMWIPPMKIAKFKLQSPLLSRQSTRVDFSTRDMYQVQYYVGQLSSPLVKKWSKDFNVDFYKVGSSFLNTLKKVLISSTEYKTSTDFSTGYLPCNTL, encoded by the exons ATGTATTCTGTTGTGATTGATGTACACCGAAACATTTTATCAGCTCAATGCTCTGTTAAATGTAATCTTCAGAATACGgagataaattatataaaagttacGTGCACAAAAACTCATTTATCCGTTCAATTTTGTAATAGTTGTCAACTACTCCATGATGTTAAGATTTTAACAcccgaaaattttttaattccgtcATCAGTGTTGGTACATGATAATTTGTTTAAGGAAATTGACCTAAACAATgacattttaactatttctcGATACTGTCATAATTCAGATCTTACAATAACCAATGGGCTTCTCGAAATTGATTCATCACAAAATAGTGCAGAAAAGATTAGTAACCGTGATTGTGAAAAACATGTTGATGTTATAACTAACCAAGTGGAAATCAATTTTCGGATACAAATTTCAAGTGGGGAATTAATTCCAGAAAGTGTGAAAGAAAGCGCATCAGAGTCCCATACATTACAAGACttcttcaaatcaaaaataaagtgtcACGAAACGTATCGAGTCATTTGCGTAAATTGTGATAATCCGTTATCAACCTGCCCTGAAACTTTTAACAGTGTTCAGGAATATTGTGACAGTTTTTCAGATTTGTCAGAGAGTTGGTTTTGTCATAAGAAAGTGACTCCCAAACACGGTCTTCAAAAGAATACATTGTACGTGAGTGAAACTTGTATTTATCTGCATTCCAGTCTTTTTGATACATTCTTGATTGATACTTGcgatgaagaaataaaatgcaagaCTTGCAGCTCCGTTCTGTCACGTGGTGGCAAAAAGGATGACCTGAGGCCATTCTATGTAGACGCTGTTGCATTGAAAAAGACTGATTCAAAACCTTTTAATTCAGagaaatattatcataaaatggTCCTTTTATCTTTGTGGACTATTATTAGTCAAAAGTCCTATACGTGCCGaatattatttcaatcaaaa atTGATTGTACTGATCAGTGCATATTGATGTGGATACCCCCCATGAAGATtgcaaaattcaaactacaaTCTCCTCTTCTTTCTCGACAATCTACTCGAGTAGACTTCTCTACTCGGGATATGTACCAAGTGCAATATTACGTGGGTCAACTCTCTTCACCTCTCGTCAAAAAGTGGAGCAAGGATTTCAACGTTGACTTTTACAAAGTGGGATCCTCTTTCCTAAACACTTTGAAAAAGGTTCTCATTTCGAGTACTGAATACAAAACTTCAACAGATTTTTCTACTGGATATTTGCCATGCAACACATTGTAA
- the LOC107453814 gene encoding sodium-dependent glucose transporter 1A isoform X2, with the protein MCEISSLLLRQLRTVLIYLSMICLGMCTAIPGPTLLDLQRNVHSETNEISKVYIGRSIGYLLGSFFGGVLLDRLQKPQLLMFLFSFIMSVCTAAIPWSDDLLLLVGIMAFSGCAMGALDTGLNVWCLDLWNDESSPFFQALHFFFGLGAFVAPIIAAPFLSHNDHNDLNSTLSSFNQSSSPLDFSDYEKANVIYIYSIIGAISLFVSLMFMFLFLTSVKLNSSDEMQKYKDPKVRFKISILLCAFLLICVYCGLEIGFGQMIAIYAVRSTHKFTESLASYFTSVFWGTFTFARGISIVLAVKFSPFVIIACDCSLMFFAATLLVLFGNTYETFLWIGTGALGVGFASFYPSTITWVEQYVNIDNKIGSYFVVAASVGEMVAPLTISQFVNTKPEFLFYATITCVSLCAMFIIILRIITTHVGLKIPITTEICSPTELLESEKQCDEKGTIGERETLTKV; encoded by the exons ATGTGTGAAATATCCAGTCTACTTCTACGGCAGTTAAGAACTGTGTTGATATATTTATCTATGATCTGTTTA ggTATGTGTACGGCCATACCAGGACCTACATTGCTTGATCTGCAACGAAATGTTCATTCTGAAAcgaatgaaatttcaaaagtatatatCGGTCGTTCTATCGGATATCTTCTTGGATCCTTCTTTG gTGGTGTTCTGTTGGATCGTTTACAAAAACCTCAACTTCTGATGTTTTTGTTCAGCTTTATTATGTCAGTGTGTACGGCAGCCATACCATGGAGCGATGATCTTCTTTTATTGGTTGGAATAATGGCTTTTAGTGGTTGCGCAATGGGAGCATTAGATACTG gtTTGAATGTTTGGTGCTTAGATCTCTGGAATGATGAAAGCAGTCCTTTCTTCCAAGCTCTTCATTTTTTCTTTGGACTTGGAGCTTTTGTTGCCCCCATCATAGCAGCTCCCTTCCTCTCCCATAACGACCACAACGACCTGAACTCCACTCTTTCCTCATTCAACCAATCTTCTTCTCCTCTAGACTTCTCCGACTACGAGAAGGCAAACGTTATTTACATTTACAGTATAATTGGTGCTATTTCGTTGTTTGTATCTTTGatgtttatgtttttgtttctaaCTTCTGTAAAACTTAATTCTTCTGATGAAATGCAGAAATACAAAGATCCAAAAGTGCGTTTTAAAATATCCATTCTTCTCTGTGCCTTTTTGTTGATTTGTGTGTATTGCGGACTCGAAATTGGATTCGGGCAGATGATAGCAATTTATGCCGTGAGGAGCACTCACAAGTTTACAGAGTCTTTAGCTTCCTATTTCACTTCCGTTTTCTGGGGGACATTTACTTTTGCGCGTGGTATATCTATAGTTCTAGCTGTGAAATTCAGCCCTTTTGTGATAATTGCTTGTGACTGTTCCCTCATGTTCTTTGCAGCGACACTATTAGTTTTGTTCGGAAATACTTATGAAACCTTTTTGTGGATTGGGACGGGGGCGTTGGGTGTCGGATTTGCCTCATTCTACCCTTCTACTATCACTTGGGTCGAGCAGTACGTAAATATCGACAATAAAATCGGCTCCTACTTTGTTGTCGCTGCGTCTGTGGGTGAAATGGTCGCACCGCTGACAATCAGCCAATTTGTAAACACTAAACCCGAGTTTCTTTTTTATGCCACAATAACTTGCGTCTCTTTATGcgcaatgtttattattattttaaggataATAACTACACATGTGGGTTTAAAGATACCCATCACAACTGAGATTTGCTCACCCACCGAATTACTGGAATCCGAAAAACAGTGTGACGAAAAAGGTACCATAGGTGAAAGAGAGACCTTAACGAAAGTTTAG
- the LOC107453814 gene encoding sodium-dependent glucose transporter 1A isoform X1: MLNKILSIQNFVCSSETQIPVNGLVILRSFLLKLIMCEISSLLLRQLRTVLIYLSMICLGMCTAIPGPTLLDLQRNVHSETNEISKVYIGRSIGYLLGSFFGGVLLDRLQKPQLLMFLFSFIMSVCTAAIPWSDDLLLLVGIMAFSGCAMGALDTGLNVWCLDLWNDESSPFFQALHFFFGLGAFVAPIIAAPFLSHNDHNDLNSTLSSFNQSSSPLDFSDYEKANVIYIYSIIGAISLFVSLMFMFLFLTSVKLNSSDEMQKYKDPKVRFKISILLCAFLLICVYCGLEIGFGQMIAIYAVRSTHKFTESLASYFTSVFWGTFTFARGISIVLAVKFSPFVIIACDCSLMFFAATLLVLFGNTYETFLWIGTGALGVGFASFYPSTITWVEQYVNIDNKIGSYFVVAASVGEMVAPLTISQFVNTKPEFLFYATITCVSLCAMFIIILRIITTHVGLKIPITTEICSPTELLESEKQCDEKGTIGERETLTKV; encoded by the exons atgctaaataaaatcttaagcaTACAAAATTTCGTTTGTTCTTCGGAAACCCAAATACCGGTCAATGGACTTGTCATTCtaagaagttttcttttaaaact AATCATGTGTGAAATATCCAGTCTACTTCTACGGCAGTTAAGAACTGTGTTGATATATTTATCTATGATCTGTTTA ggTATGTGTACGGCCATACCAGGACCTACATTGCTTGATCTGCAACGAAATGTTCATTCTGAAAcgaatgaaatttcaaaagtatatatCGGTCGTTCTATCGGATATCTTCTTGGATCCTTCTTTG gTGGTGTTCTGTTGGATCGTTTACAAAAACCTCAACTTCTGATGTTTTTGTTCAGCTTTATTATGTCAGTGTGTACGGCAGCCATACCATGGAGCGATGATCTTCTTTTATTGGTTGGAATAATGGCTTTTAGTGGTTGCGCAATGGGAGCATTAGATACTG gtTTGAATGTTTGGTGCTTAGATCTCTGGAATGATGAAAGCAGTCCTTTCTTCCAAGCTCTTCATTTTTTCTTTGGACTTGGAGCTTTTGTTGCCCCCATCATAGCAGCTCCCTTCCTCTCCCATAACGACCACAACGACCTGAACTCCACTCTTTCCTCATTCAACCAATCTTCTTCTCCTCTAGACTTCTCCGACTACGAGAAGGCAAACGTTATTTACATTTACAGTATAATTGGTGCTATTTCGTTGTTTGTATCTTTGatgtttatgtttttgtttctaaCTTCTGTAAAACTTAATTCTTCTGATGAAATGCAGAAATACAAAGATCCAAAAGTGCGTTTTAAAATATCCATTCTTCTCTGTGCCTTTTTGTTGATTTGTGTGTATTGCGGACTCGAAATTGGATTCGGGCAGATGATAGCAATTTATGCCGTGAGGAGCACTCACAAGTTTACAGAGTCTTTAGCTTCCTATTTCACTTCCGTTTTCTGGGGGACATTTACTTTTGCGCGTGGTATATCTATAGTTCTAGCTGTGAAATTCAGCCCTTTTGTGATAATTGCTTGTGACTGTTCCCTCATGTTCTTTGCAGCGACACTATTAGTTTTGTTCGGAAATACTTATGAAACCTTTTTGTGGATTGGGACGGGGGCGTTGGGTGTCGGATTTGCCTCATTCTACCCTTCTACTATCACTTGGGTCGAGCAGTACGTAAATATCGACAATAAAATCGGCTCCTACTTTGTTGTCGCTGCGTCTGTGGGTGAAATGGTCGCACCGCTGACAATCAGCCAATTTGTAAACACTAAACCCGAGTTTCTTTTTTATGCCACAATAACTTGCGTCTCTTTATGcgcaatgtttattattattttaaggataATAACTACACATGTGGGTTTAAAGATACCCATCACAACTGAGATTTGCTCACCCACCGAATTACTGGAATCCGAAAAACAGTGTGACGAAAAAGGTACCATAGGTGAAAGAGAGACCTTAACGAAAGTTTAG